From the Candidozyma auris chromosome 2, complete sequence genome, the window AGCTAGGAATCATGCTCTTAGAAATTGCTCCAATATTGAATTAATCTAATCAATTACGGAGACTGCCTTGTCCGAATGTATCGAGATTTCTTCTTATTTGCTACTTGGAGACATGTCTAAGTATTGCAGCCAGCAATTGTAAACCAGCCAGCGCTCTGATGGCTTCAATTGAGCTACTTCGCTTCCAATATCTACTCAGACTGCTACATCTTGAAAGAACTCGAAGATACAATTTGTCAGTGCCCATTCTGGACCATGGGGGACTGCCCATGTGTATTTGTTAGTGCCCACGTTAACGCGCGCGCAGCGTAACCACAGGAACCAACCACACAACGACCAATTGTCTCAGTAAGAGTATCTGCTTACTATGGGGAGTTTCTCGGTGCGCGCACGACCCGCGCCTAAGATAGAGAAAATCAATGTTAATGCGGTAGTGGTTGGAAACAAGCGACACCATAAACCCTCCTTTAAACAGCGTGAAAAATGGGGTTCGGGAACTTTTTCTATGGCAATAAAAAATGGGAAAATGTGGACGAGAATCCCATGCCTCTGGATGTGCCCGATGTCGAAGAAGTGGGCGCGACGTCAGCTCCACTCTTAAGTGCTGCATTTTTCATCGGAGCCAGATGTAAACCATACAATGACGATTTCATGATGTGTAAGGACGAGAAAAACGGAGGTACCGTGGAATGTTTGAAAGAAGGCAGAAGAGTGACGAGGTGTGCAGTTTCGGTCTTGaacgacttgaacaagtacTGCTTTGATGAGTTCAAGTTGCATTACGAGTgtcttgagcaagaaaacCACAGGCTAAACGGATGCAGAGCCAGCGAAAAGGTGTTCAACAAGTGTGTGTTTgacaacttgaagttggagaagaagatcccCGGGGTCAAGCCAGAGCAGCAGATCCACTTGAAGGAAAACCCCATCTACACCGGCACAGGCCAGGATAAGGCGGTGACGCAAgcgtttttgaagaaggcaCAGGAGGAGTCTGCGTAGGCTGACAGGGCGAACGTGAAGAATTTGCATAATCAACAATACACatagaaaagaagcaagtgTAGGCCAGGAGAGAAATCGGTCGGGAGGGGGGGTATGGGTTACAACAGATATGAAGACAACTTCACCGAGTCTCTACTGAGGCATCGTTTAAGGCGATTTTGCTTGTTTGACTTCTTACATGAATAACTCTGAACATGTTGCTTAGAAACATACTCACCGACTAGAGCAAGAGCCAATTGAACTTGAGCGGTTTGTTACGATAAATGAAGAGTGCATTGTCATGGATATTTCTGATCTGATGCCTTAATTCTCTTCGCACAACAGTCAAACTCACTAAGACCTAATATGTGTAGCCTAATCTCAACAGGACCGCtttaaattttttcaacaattcCTCTCTATAACTAAATTCTGTGTATTTAGAATTTGAAGTCGTAATTACTCATTGAAATAAACGAACAAATTACATTTTTAAACCACCTGTTTGCAAGCTAGCTTTTAAAGAGTTTTCTCAATTTTtccaaatggctgcgaattaGAGCACAACGATAAAAATCAGTCTCATGTAGAAAATTGGATCCAGAATCGAGATCCAGATTCACTGATATCGCAgacacaaaagaaaataatATTTTCTAATCGATTGCTcaatcttcaacaattaCTTGTCGATGTATCAGGCTTCATGCTTATCTAGATCAATCCACTTCAACACTTCACATACAAACACAAACGAGCAGCTAGTAAAGGGGTAACTCTAGAGTCAATTGAAACATCGGAAGGAAGGAAATCAAGCTACTTTCGTCTCCATGGCCAATTTTTGTGTTTCATTGAAGCCTGCCTTGTCGTGCGCGTACCGCTACATCGCTACTGCTAACACATTTCACTACTACTTCAAGCATTCATCAAACGCTTGTCGATCCTTATCTCCTCAATTCCCAATCTAATGTTTGGAGCCTCGTCGACTAGTGGCAATGGTCTTTTGGAAACACCCAATCAAAACCAGCCTTtggctcctcctcctcgaCGGGTAACTTGAACACCGGATCGGGGTTTCTGTTTggctccaacaacaacgcCGCATCTGGGAACAATACCGGTGGAAGCACTGGatttggtggatttggAACTCAAGGCAATAACAATGCATCGGGAACAAATACCTCGGGGGGCCTTTTTGGCTCCTCGTCGAATACCAACCAAAACAATGCATCGCAGAACACACTGAATCTCTTTGGGCAAAACAAGCCTGCCTCAGGAGGTCTTTTTGGTGGCTCCACGGCTTCAAACACAGGCACATCTGGAGGCGGTCTTTTTGGCTCGTCAAACAATACGGCAACGTCCACTAACCAGACATCAACTagtggtggaggaggtcTCTTTGGTTCCTCAAGCACGTCGGGAAACACTGGCGGTGGCCTCTTCGGGAAACCAGCAACCTCTACAGGTACTGGCGGTGGTCTCTTCGGTGGTAGCACCACGGGAACTCAAAACAACACAAACCCCTCTGGAGGAGGTGGGTTGTTTGGGTCTTCAAACACCAGCAATACAACAGGGGGCAGTCTATTTGGTAAACCTAGTACCTCTGCTGCACCAACGCTGTCTGGCGGTCTTTTTGGTAACACAAACCAGCAAAGCACACAACCAAGTGGAGGTCTCTTTGGTAGCAGCAACCAGCAGAACACTCAGCAAAGTGGCGGTCTCTTCGGTCAGAGCACAAATCAATCCACGCAGCAGAACGTTCAGCAGAACAACCAGCAGAGCAACACGGGCTCGGGTCTTTTTGGTGGCAGCACCGTTAACAACGCACAGCCTTCATTTTCGTGGTCGTCTCAGCAACAGCAGAAGCCCCAACAATCTAGCGTGTTGAATTTACCAACATTGTCCAACTCCCTGTCTTCTAATCCACAAAGCTCATCATCTACCTCGTCCACATACACTCCACCAATCAATGATcagttgatcaagttgaaggagcaaTGGGACCCTAACTCTCCCAAGTGTGCTCTTAAAACCCATTTTTATAACAAGTTCAGTCAGGAAGAGATAAACGCCCTCATGCAACAACCAAGACCTTCGAACGAATCTCCGGATGACTGGGACAACGCTATGTCCGAACGTCCATCTACACAACATTACCCTGTCAAAATCACGTCTTTCAGCGATGTATCCCAAAGAATAGAGACACAGTTAGACCACATTGCCAAAGCAAGGATTCTACTCAATAACATCAATGAGAAGCAGACGCAACTATCATCCAAGCACGATTTGGACAATATCACCAGGATCTTGAAAGCACGTGCAAAACATACCAAACTTTCACGCAGACTACTTCGCCTAGCTACTGTGCTTGCCATTCTCAAGCTCAAAGGATATCCATTGCTAccagaagaggaggagatTTCGAAACAATTCCAGACTTTAAACACAAAGCTCAGCGATCCAAATGGACCTGTCGGAAAATTGAGTGATCTATATGCTCGACTTGCTATTTTGAAGGgaagaagtgaagataTCTCATCACAATTGGAGTCGTCCATCGGTAACATTCACGTTGCGTTGAATGATGTGATGGGCAGCAACGAGGGAACCCATGTTGGCGTACAGGAGAGCAGCAATCAAATCGATCAGATTGTGAACAAGTTGACCAAATTGTTATACAAGCAGCAGGTCGGTCTCAGCTATTTGAACGAACTCCTACAGAAAGACATGGATACCGTGGATAAGAGACTCGCTGCACAGAACTGAGAATTCATACTTTAGGTTTGggcttggagaagaagccattAAACCCCTTCTCTTTCGCTCTAGCTATCCGCATATTTGGCATCGCCTCTAAATCCAAAATTTCCTCGGTTCGCACGATCATATCGTCGTCAACTTTCACAGACGTATCCAGGGCCCCTCCTCCCAACAAATGGAGCCCATGCAAGCCGTCCTCGACAAAGACCAGCTGGATCTTATGGTACTTCTGAAAGTTGTGCCGTATACTCTTTGTCACTGCCTCCTTGTCGCCCTCTTCTAGAAACACGAAGGGAGTCTGTATCGTGGATGTGCTCATGCGGAATTGTTTGGAAAGGTGCGATGCATTTGGTAATAGAGTATGTTTAAACGGCACCTGGATGTCTCCAGCAAAGAACCTCTTGTCATTTTCAATATATGAATACCGAG encodes:
- a CDS encoding FG-nucleoporin, which translates into the protein MFGASSTTFGSSSSTGNLNTGSGFSFGSNNNAASGNNTGGSTGFGGFGTQGNNNASGTNTSGGLFGSSSNTNQNNASQNTSNLFGQNKPASGGLFGGSTASNTGTSGGGLFGSSNNTATSTNQTSTSGGGGLFGSSSTSGNTGGGLFGKPATSTGTGGGLFGGSTTGTQNNTNPSGGGGLFGSSNTSNTTGGSLFGKPSTSAAPTSSGGLFGNTNQQSTQPSGGLFGSSNQQNTQQSGGLFGQSTNQSTQQNVQQNNQQSNTGSGLFGGSTVNNAQPSFSWSSQQQQKPQQSSVLNLPTLSNSSSSNPQSSSSTSSTYTPPINDQLIKLKEQWDPNSPKCALKTHFYNKFSQEEINALMQQPRPSNESPDDWDNAMSERPSTQHYPVKITSFSDVSQRIETQLDHIAKARILLNNINEKQTQLSSKHDLDNITRILKARAKHTKLSRRLLRLATVLAILKLKGYPLLPEEEEISKQFQTLNTKLSDPNGPVGKLSDLYARLAILKGRSEDISSQLESSIGNIHVALNDVMGSNEGTHVGVQESSNQIDQIVNKLTKLLYKQQVGLSYLNELLQKDMDTVDKRLAAQN